Proteins encoded together in one Petrotoga mexicana DSM 14811 window:
- a CDS encoding ROK family transcriptional regulator — translation MILKNETQLKILREIWLKKKTTMLEISNNLGIDRSNVSRNLKNLRSIGLVYYSDNKIKNTNRGRKTLQLQINYSFAYNIGIAVTENFFLVLLMDLNFNVIRKETIFKEVNEKTIVDDLINCIEIFSDFLEQVLFIAISFPEPVDDEKGLILSSGIFPIKDMYLKNILEERINIPVHLENDANAGAIYHYYKNNGIYRFINFMFLSFYVNRKSINAIQGNGIIINGEIYKGAHSFAGEAPVIIPIWKQNEKDYMDILKFQQYIKDEKKSHILKDYIDIYSKAASIIINFLDPEIFIFGGHTEILPDFSLESMVIKTKEKIIDNERRKIKIYIDNDGLESIAKGSTMAFMSKIMNNYNMANKVFLKLKKPAFSHL, via the coding sequence TTGATTTTAAAAAACGAAACTCAATTGAAAATATTACGTGAAATATGGCTAAAGAAAAAAACAACTATGTTAGAAATTAGTAATAATCTAGGAATAGATAGATCAAACGTATCTAGAAATTTAAAAAACTTAAGAAGTATAGGTTTAGTTTATTATTCTGACAACAAGATAAAAAATACCAATCGTGGCAGAAAGACTTTACAATTACAAATCAATTACTCTTTTGCATACAATATAGGAATCGCAGTTACAGAAAATTTTTTTCTTGTTTTATTGATGGATCTGAATTTTAACGTAATTAGAAAAGAAACAATTTTCAAAGAAGTGAATGAAAAAACAATAGTAGATGATTTGATTAATTGCATAGAAATTTTTTCGGATTTTTTAGAGCAGGTTCTCTTCATAGCAATATCTTTCCCGGAACCGGTTGATGATGAAAAAGGGTTGATCTTATCTTCTGGTATTTTCCCTATAAAAGATATGTATTTGAAGAATATATTGGAGGAACGAATAAACATTCCAGTTCATTTAGAAAATGACGCAAATGCAGGAGCTATCTATCACTATTATAAGAATAATGGTATTTATAGATTTATAAATTTCATGTTTTTAAGTTTTTATGTTAATAGAAAAAGTATTAATGCAATTCAAGGGAACGGAATAATAATTAACGGTGAGATTTATAAAGGGGCTCATAGTTTTGCGGGGGAAGCACCTGTAATTATTCCAATTTGGAAACAGAACGAAAAAGATTATATGGATATTTTAAAATTCCAACAGTATATCAAAGATGAAAAAAAATCTCATATCTTGAAAGATTACATTGATATATACTCAAAAGCAGCTTCGATAATCATTAATTTTTTAGATCCTGAAATTTTTATATTCGGAGGACATACAGAGATACTTCCGGACTTTTCATTAGAATCTATGGTTATTAAAACAAAAGAAAAAATTATAGATAATGAAAGAAGAAAGATAAAAATCTATATCGATAATGATGGTTTAGAAAGCATAGCAAAAGGTTCCACCATGGCTTTTATGAGTAAAATTATGAACAATTACAACATGGCAAATAAGGTTTTCCTTAAGTTGAAGAAACCAGCATTTTCCCATCTTTGA
- a CDS encoding amidohydrolase family protein, whose product MFKLSRSGKFKFLSTKHNKQIFVTPLITDSHLHILGLGEKLSQPTLEKKKISEIKGIIEEIVIKRSNKIVLRGWTEEFANPDKDFLDSINREIPIMLVRRCGHFAVVNSKVFESINFSDSINYVDFEEGKIKESAIDKFYETFGPFTDVKNNYETSKKYLKNKGYGFVHSDDLHGISKDNLPFVHDNEFFVYEKVAVKDYSELSKYYELGYFNEFKCVKIYLDGSLGARTALLLNKYNDSNTYGEKLWEDTELTEVVEFCENNGLHLAAHAIGDGAIEQILRVFEKVNPKLRHRIIHAIVLRSNQIERIKKHNLIVDIQPQFMESDKVFIEDRLGERVNDAFRFYDLYRSQVSLFISSDAPVEEPDWLRDIKRLKEIGIPYNYSLYQLTYGPEIIDNIDRQESMESNALIFQDDPFVEISQPKIYQTEN is encoded by the coding sequence TTGTTTAAACTCAGTCGAAGTGGTAAGTTTAAATTTTTAAGTACCAAACACAACAAGCAGATATTTGTTACTCCATTGATAACAGATTCACATTTACATATATTGGGATTGGGAGAAAAGCTTTCTCAACCAACTTTGGAGAAAAAGAAAATATCTGAAATTAAGGGTATTATAGAAGAAATTGTCATTAAAAGATCGAATAAAATTGTTTTAAGAGGTTGGACTGAAGAGTTTGCAAATCCCGATAAAGATTTTTTGGATTCAATAAATAGAGAAATCCCCATCATGCTGGTTAGAAGATGCGGACATTTTGCGGTTGTGAATTCAAAGGTTTTTGAGAGTATTAATTTTTCAGATTCAATTAATTACGTGGATTTTGAAGAAGGAAAAATCAAAGAAAGTGCAATCGATAAATTTTATGAAACCTTTGGCCCTTTCACAGACGTAAAAAATAATTACGAAACCTCAAAGAAGTATCTAAAAAATAAAGGTTATGGTTTTGTCCATTCAGATGATTTACATGGTATTTCTAAAGATAACTTGCCGTTTGTACATGATAATGAGTTTTTTGTATATGAAAAAGTTGCCGTTAAGGATTATAGTGAGCTTTCAAAATATTATGAACTAGGATACTTTAACGAATTTAAATGTGTTAAAATATACTTGGATGGTTCCCTAGGAGCACGAACAGCTTTATTGCTTAATAAGTACAACGATTCCAATACGTACGGGGAAAAATTATGGGAAGATACTGAGTTGACTGAGGTCGTTGAATTTTGTGAAAACAATGGGCTTCATTTAGCTGCTCATGCTATAGGAGACGGGGCTATAGAACAAATTTTACGAGTTTTTGAAAAGGTCAATCCTAAATTAAGACATAGAATAATTCATGCTATAGTTCTTAGATCTAATCAAATAGAAAGGATTAAAAAACATAACCTTATTGTAGACATACAACCTCAATTCATGGAATCCGATAAGGTTTTTATTGAAGATAGATTAGGTGAAAGGGTAAATGATGCCTTTAGATTTTATGATTTATACAGATCACAAGTGTCTCTTTTTATTTCATCAGATGCTCCAGTTGAAGAACCAGATTGGTTGAGAGATATTAAAAGATTGAAAGAAATAGGGATCCCTTATAATTACTCTTTGTATCAGCTTACCTATGGTCCAGAAATTATAGATAACATTGATAGGCAAGAAAGTATGGAAAGTAACGCTTTAATATTTCAAGATGATCCTTTTGTTGAAATATCTCAACCAAAGATCTATCAAACTGAAAATTAG
- a CDS encoding ABC transporter substrate-binding protein — MKKKVWLVTLFVLLVGMVFSQVLPTIPRNETLIVDNLHGRVGNPGNFNLWIPGSLAGHGPQQVLMDALWYVDPQTGEWINALAAQEPIYNDDFTQITIKLRQGLYWSDGVPFTADDVVFTVKNIASHPGMNSSAQIQMYVKDIYKTDDYTVVIELNSPNPKAHNIFTSLVYGALFIQPKHIWEKVDNPLTFTFNPPVSIGPYVLDSYDPQGYWFLFKKREDWQRTSVGQLYGEPKPNYVLFIYYGTDDRKVAAQARHELDMIFDLTPEAFEVLRARNEYSVVWYEDFPWAWMDDVNSRGMFLNNARYPLDNKDVRWALTLAINIEDVVISGYAGIERVTALHSCPTQYFTEIYYEPLEPWLENFTLDDGYKPYDTNVAYRIAEWAEESYNIEVEDPEAVWGIGWWKYDPQEAEKLLLDNGFSKDRNGRWLLPDGTPWKISIIAPADFEIDATRLAFAVADQWRKFGVQVNVETLEAGPLWTRQALGDYDVGSFWGGMLASSGIPDIWTFINGFKSDFYTPLGTAVTTPNNYRWKVPDKVDQIIDDMGASYFADPKVVELTKEFYKVAVEEMPVIPMVINKKFNANDNYYWTNYPNANNPYMANVSWWAEFKFMLPRLEPTGRK, encoded by the coding sequence ATGAAAAAGAAAGTATGGCTAGTAACGTTGTTTGTTCTGTTGGTTGGCATGGTATTTTCCCAGGTCTTACCAACAATTCCAAGAAATGAAACACTCATCGTGGATAACCTACATGGACGTGTTGGTAACCCTGGAAACTTCAACTTATGGATACCAGGATCTCTCGCTGGTCATGGCCCTCAACAGGTATTGATGGATGCTCTATGGTATGTTGATCCACAAACAGGTGAATGGATAAACGCCTTAGCTGCCCAAGAACCTATTTACAACGACGATTTTACACAAATAACCATTAAACTCAGACAAGGACTTTATTGGAGTGATGGTGTTCCTTTCACCGCTGACGATGTAGTATTTACTGTAAAAAACATTGCAAGCCATCCAGGTATGAATTCAAGTGCACAAATTCAAATGTACGTAAAAGACATTTACAAAACGGATGATTACACTGTAGTTATAGAACTTAATTCCCCCAATCCAAAAGCTCACAACATTTTTACTTCTTTAGTTTATGGAGCTCTTTTTATTCAGCCAAAACACATATGGGAGAAAGTAGATAATCCATTAACTTTCACCTTCAACCCTCCTGTTTCAATAGGCCCGTATGTACTTGATAGCTACGATCCTCAAGGGTATTGGTTCTTATTCAAAAAACGCGAGGATTGGCAAAGAACAAGCGTTGGTCAACTGTATGGAGAACCAAAGCCTAACTATGTTCTCTTTATTTACTACGGTACGGATGACAGAAAAGTTGCGGCTCAAGCCCGCCATGAACTGGACATGATTTTCGATTTAACTCCAGAAGCTTTCGAAGTCTTAAGGGCTAGAAACGAGTATTCCGTCGTATGGTACGAAGATTTTCCTTGGGCGTGGATGGATGATGTTAACTCAAGAGGAATGTTCCTTAACAACGCTAGATATCCTTTAGATAACAAAGATGTCAGATGGGCATTAACCTTGGCAATAAACATTGAGGATGTTGTTATTTCGGGATATGCTGGAATAGAGAGAGTAACCGCTCTTCACTCGTGTCCAACTCAGTATTTCACTGAGATTTATTATGAACCTCTAGAACCATGGCTCGAAAACTTCACACTGGATGATGGATATAAACCTTACGATACAAACGTTGCCTACAGAATAGCAGAATGGGCTGAAGAATCTTACAATATTGAAGTGGAAGATCCCGAAGCGGTCTGGGGAATAGGTTGGTGGAAATATGATCCTCAAGAGGCAGAAAAATTACTTTTAGACAATGGATTTTCAAAAGACAGAAATGGAAGATGGTTGCTACCAGATGGTACTCCATGGAAGATCAGCATAATTGCACCGGCAGATTTTGAAATAGATGCTACAAGATTAGCATTTGCAGTAGCTGATCAATGGAGAAAGTTTGGTGTTCAAGTTAATGTTGAAACCTTAGAAGCAGGCCCATTATGGACAAGACAAGCTCTCGGAGATTACGATGTTGGCTCTTTCTGGGGTGGGATGTTAGCATCCTCAGGTATTCCAGATATTTGGACGTTCATCAATGGTTTTAAATCTGATTTCTACACTCCTTTAGGAACCGCAGTTACAACTCCAAATAATTATAGATGGAAGGTTCCAGATAAAGTAGATCAAATAATTGATGATATGGGTGCTTCTTACTTTGCAGACCCGAAAGTTGTGGAATTGACAAAAGAATTCTACAAAGTAGCCGTTGAAGAAATGCCTGTGATTCCAATGGTAATAAACAAAAAATTCAATGCCAATGATAACTATTATTGGA